The sequence ACGCGGCATCACGATCACGTCCGCTGCGACCACCACCTTCTGGAAGGGTCGCGACGGCAAGACGCGCCGCTTCAATATCATCGACACCCCCGGTCACGTGGACTTCACCATCGAAGTGGAGCGCTCGTTGCGCGTTCTCGACGGTGCCATCGCGCTGCTCGACGCCAACGCCGGCGTTGAGCCGCAGACGGAAACCGTCTGGCGCCAGGCTGAGAAGTACAATGTTCCGCGCATGATCTTCTGCAACAAGATGGATAAGACCGGTGCGGACTTCTACCGCTCGGTCGAGATGATCAAGACCCGCCTCGGCGCGACCGCCGTCGTCATGCAGCTGCCGATCGGCGCTGAAAGTGACTTCAAGGGTGTTGTCGACCTGATCGAGATGAATGCCCTCGTGTGGCGCGACGAGTCGCTTGGCGCCCAGTGGGACGTTGTCGAAATCCCGGACGACCTGAAGGAAAAGGCTGAAGAATACCGCGAAAAGCTGATCGAGACGGTTGTCGAGATCGACGAGGCGGCAATGGAAGCCTACCTCGAAGGCACCTATCCGGACAACGACAAGATCCGTGAACTGGTTCGTCGCGGTACCATCGACGTCAAGTTCCATCCGATGTTCTGTGGCACGGCTTTCAAGAACAAGGGCGTTCAGCCGCTGCTCGACGCCGTTGTCGATTACCTGCCGTCCCCCGTCGATATTCCGGCGATCAAGGGCATCGACGTCAAGACAGAAGGTGAAATCACCCGTAAGGCTGACGACAACGAACCGCTCTCGATGCTGGCGTTCAAGATCATGAACGACCCCTTCGTCGGGTCGCTGACCTTCGCACGCATCTATTCCGGCAAGCTCGAAAAGGGCACGTCGGTCATGAACACGGTCAAGGAGAAGCGTGAGCGCGTCGGCCGCATGCTGCAGATGCATTCCAACTCGCGTGAAGACATCGAAGAAGCCTTCGCTGGCGATATCGTTGCTCTGGCTGGCCTCAAGGAAACCACCACCGGCGATACGCTCTGCGATCCGCTGAAGCCGGTTATCCTCGAGCGCATGGAGTTCCCGGAGCCGGTTATCCAGATCGCGATCGAGCCGAAGACCAAGGGCGACCAGGAAAAGATGGGCCTCGCGCTCAACCGTCTGGCTGCAGAAGACCCGTCCTTCCGCGTCAAGACCGACGAAGAATCCGGCCAGACGATCATCGCCGGCATGGGCGAACTTCACCTTGACATCATCGTCGACCGTATGCGTCGCGAGTTCAAGGTCGAAGCTTCGGTCGGTGCTCCGCAGGTTGCCTACCGCGAAACCATTACGCGTCAGCACGAAGAAGACTACACGCACAAGAAGCAGTCCGGTGGTACCGGTCAGTTCGCACGCGTCAAGATTGTCTTCGAGCCGAACCCGGAAGGTGAGGATTTCGTATTCGAATCGAAGATTGTTGGCGGTGCTGTTCCGAAGGAATACATCCCCGGCGTTCAGAAGGGTATCGAAAGCGTTCTGTCCTCGGGCCCGCTCGCCGGCTTCCCGATGCTCGGCGTCAAGGCGACGCTGATCGACGGCGCATTCCACGATGTCGACTCGTCGGTCCTGGCCTTCGAAATCGCTTCCCGTGCATGCTTCCGTGAAGCCGCAAAGAAGGCGGGCGCCCAGCTCCTCGAGCCGATCATGAAGGTCGAGGTCGTGACGCCGGAAGACTACGTCGGTGACGTGATCGGTGACCTGAACTCCCGCCGTGGCCAGATCCAGGGCCAGGAATCGCGCGGCGTTGCCGTGGTGATCAATGCCCACGTGCCGCTCGCGAACATGTTCAAGTACGTGGATAACCTGCGCTCGATGTCGCAGGGCCGCGCTCAGTACACAATGCTGTTCGATCACTACGCGCCGGTTCCGTCGAACGTCGCGCAGGAAATCCAGGCGAAGTATTCCGGTCAGAAGTGACCGGAATAGCCTCGCGCTGAAAACAGAATGAAAAGATTTCCCCTGTAGGGGACAGGAAACGGAGAGCCGGAAATGGCAAAGAGCAAATTTGAGCGCAACAAGCCGCACGTTAACATTGGCACGATTGGCCACGTTGACCATGGCAAGACGTCGCTGACGGCAGCGATCACGAAATACTTCGGCGAGTTCAAGGCGTATGACCAGATCGACGCTGCGCCGGAAGAAAAGGCCCGCGGCATCACGATTTCGACGGCGCACGTCGAATACGAGACGCCGAACCGCCACTATGCGCATGTCGACTGCCCCGGCCACGCCGACTACGTCAAGAACATGATCACCGGTGCGGCGCAGATGGATGGCGCGATCCTGGTGGTTTCGGCCGCCGACGGCCCGATGCCGCAGACCCGCGAGCACATTCTGCTGGCCCGTCAGGTCGGCGTTCCGGCGATCGTGGTGTTCCTGAACAAGGTCGACCAGGTGGACGATGCCGAACTGCTCGAACTCGTCGAGCTGGAAGTGCGCGAACTTCTGTCGTCCTATGAATTCCCGGGCGACGACATTCCGATCGTCAAGGGTTCGGCGCTGGCGGCGCTTGAAGACTCGGACAAGAAGATCGGCGAAGACGCGATCCGCGAGCTGATGGCGGCGGTTGACGCCTATATCCCGACGCCGGAGCGTCCGATCGACCAGCCGTTCCTGATGCCGATCGAAGACGTGTTCTCGATCTCTGGCCGTGGCACGGTGGTGACCGGTCGCGTCGAGCGCGGCATCATCAAGGTCGGCGAGGAAGTCGAGATCGTCGGCATCCGTCCGACGACGAAGACGACCTGCACCGGCGTTGAAATGTTCCGCAAGCTGCTCGACCAGGGCCAGGCCGGCGACAACATCGGGGCGCTGCTGCGCGGTGTCGACCGCAACGGCGTCGAGCGCGGCCAGATTCTCTGCAAGCCGGGCTCGGTCAAGCCGCACAAGAAGTTCAAGGCCGAAGCCTATATCCTGACGAAGGAAGAGGGCGGCCGTCATACGCCGTTCTTCACCAACTACCGTCCGCAGTTCTACTTCCGCACGACCGACGTGACGGGCATCGTGACGCTGCCGGAAGGCACGGAAATGGTGATGCCGGGCGACAACGTGACGGTTGACGTCGAGCTGATCGTGCCGATCGCGATGGAAGAAAAGCTGCGCTTCGCCATCCGCGAAGGCGGCCGCACCGTCGGCGCCGGCATCGTCGCCTCCATCGTCGAGTAACAAGAGAACGGCTCGGCCGTTTCGGCAGGGACATGGTCGCCCATGTCCCTGCGATTTTTGAAAGAAGCGGCTAAGCGAAACGAATTCAGAAGTTCAAGTGTGTGCTCTCGAAAGCACATTGGAAACACGAGCAAGGACAAGTCGAATGAACGGCCAGAATATCCGCATCCGCCTCAAGGCGTTTGATCACCGGATCCTCGATGCCTCCACGCGCGAAATCGTGTCGACGGCCAAGCGCACCGGTGCGAGTGTGCGCGGGCCCGTGCCGCTTCCGACCCGGATTGAAAAATTCACGGTCAACCGGTCGCCGCACGTCGATAAGAAGAGCCGCGAACAGTTCGAGATGCGCACGCACAAGCGTCTTCTCGATATCGTTGATCCGACCCCGCAGACGGTTGATGCGCTGATGAAGCTCGATCTGGCCGCCGGTGTCGATGTCGAGATCAAGCTTTAAGGTCCGGCGCAAGCCGAAATAAAAAGGAAGGTACGTGGAGTTTCTCCAACGGCTTCCAGGAACAGGAAACCGGAAGGCGCGAAAGTGCCGGACGGGAACCCTAAACAAGAGGCGTGAACCGATGCGTTCAGGTGTGATTGCACAGAAGGTGGGAATGACCCGCGTCTATAACGACGCTGGCGAGCATATCCCGGTAACAGTATTGCGGCTGGAAAACTGCCAGGTAGTGGCCCACCGCACGGAAGAGAAGAACGGTTATACCGCAGTTCAGCTGGGTGCCGGCCGTTCGAAGGTCAAGAATACGCCGAAGGCGATGCGCGGCCATTTCGCCGCTGCAAGCGTCGAGCCGAAGGCAAAGGTCGTCGAGTTCCGCGTGAGCGCTGATAACCTGATCGACGTCGGTTCTGAGCTGACGGCCAGCCACTTTGTTGCGGGCCAGCTGGTTGACGTGACCGGCACGACGATCGGTAAGGGCTTTGCCGGCGCCATCAAGCGCCACAATTTCGGCGGTCTGCGCGCCACGCACGGCGTTTCCGTATCGCACCGCTCGCACGGTTCGACCGGTTCCAACCAGGACCCGGGCCGTGTTTGGAAGGGCAAGCGCATGGCTGGTCACATGGGTCAGACGCGCGTCACCACTCAGAACCTGGAAGTCGTGTCGACTGACGAAGACCGTGGCCTGATCTTGGTCAAGGGTGCAGTCCCTGGCTCCAAGGGCTCCTGGATCGTCGTCCGTGACGCAATCAAGTCGGGCACCCCGGAAGGCGCTCCGCGCCCGGCCGCCGTGCGCGCCGAAGCATCGAAGTAAGGGAGCCGAATAATGGATCTCACCGTCAAAACCCTCGAGGGCAAGGACGCGGGAAAGGTTTCCCTTTCTGACGCCATTTTCGGCCTCGAACCCCGTGAAGACATCATCGCCCGCGTCATTCGCTGGCAGCTCGCCAAGAAGCAGCAGGGCACCCACAAGGCCAAGGGCCGCGCCGAAGTCTCGCGCACCGGCGCCAAGATGTACAAGCAGAAGGGTACGGGCCGCGCCCGCCACCACTCCGCTCGTGCTCCGCAGTTCCGCGGCGGCGGTAAGGCTCATGGTCCGGTTGTCCGCAGCCACGCCCATGACCTTCCGAAGAAGGTCCGCGCGCTCGGCCTGCGCCATGCGCTCTCGGCCAAGCTAAAGGCTGAAGAGATCATCGTCATCGACGACCTCGTCGCCAACGAAGCAAAGACGAAGGCTCTCGCCGGCGTATTCGCGTCGCTCGGCCTCACCAACGCTCTGATCATCGGCGGCGCCGAGATCGAGAGCAACTTCAAGCTCGCAGCCCAGAACATCCCGAACGTGGACGTTCTGCCGGTTCAGGGCATCAATGTTTACGACATTCTGCGCCGTGGCAAGCTCGTGCTTTCCAAGGCTGCCGTGGAAGCTCTGGAGGAGCGGTTCAAATGACGGATCTTCGCCACTACGACGTGATCGTGTCTCCCTCGATCACCGAAAAGTCGACGCTGGTTTCCGAACAGAACCAGGTCGTCTTCAATGTCGCCAAGGGCGCCTCGAAGCCTGAGATCAAGGCTGCTGTCGAAGCCCTGTTCGGCGTCAAGGTTACGGCCGTGAACACGCTCGTCCGCAAGGGTAAGCTGAAGCGTTTCCGCGGTTTTGCCGGAAAACAGAAGGACGTGAAGAAGGCGATTATCACGCTCGCCGAAGGTCAGTCCATCGACGTCTCCACCGGTCTCTAACGGATAGGCCCATTAGGGTAAAAACCCAAAAGGGAACAAGAAAATGGCATTGAAAAGTTTCAATCCGACGACCCCGAGCCAGCGTCAGCTGGTCATCGTAGACCGGGCCGGCCTCTATAAGGGCAAGCCGGTCAAGGCGTTGACCGAGGGCCTGTCCTCCAAGGGCGGTCGCAACAACCTGGGCCGCATCACCGTCCGCTTCCAGGGCGGCGGTCACAAGCGGTCCTACCGTCTGGTCGACTTCAAGCGTCGCAAGTTCGACGTTGAAGGCACTGTCGAGCGTCTGGAATACGACCCGAACCGCACCGCGTTCATCGCTCTCGTCAACTATGCCGACGGCGAACAGGCTTATATCCTGGCGCCGCAGCGTCTAGCCGCCGGTGACAAGGTCATCGCTTCGGACAAGGCTGTCGACGTAAAGCCCGGCAATTCGATGCCGCTGCAGTTCATTCCGGTCGGCTCCATCATCCACAATGTGGAGATGAAGCCGGGCAAGGGCGGGCAGATCGCTCGCTCCGCCGGAACCTATGCGCAGCTCGTCGGCCGCGACCAGGGCATGGCAATCCTTCGCCTGAATTCGGGCGAGCAGCGCCTCGTGCACGGCTCTTGCCTTGCATCGATCGGTGCTGTATCGAACCCCGATCACGGCAACATCAATGACGGTAAGGCTGGTCGTTCGCGTTGGCGCGGCAAGCGTCCGCACGTACGCGGCGTCGTCATGAACCCGGTTGACCATCCGCACGGCGGTGGTGAAGGCCGTACCTCCGGTGGCCGCCACCCGGTAACCCCGTGGGGCAAGCCGACGAAGGGCAAGCGCACGCGCTCCAACAAGTCGACCGACAAGTTCATCATGCGCTCGCGTCACCAGCGCAAGAAGTAAGAGAGGAAGTCTCAAGTGGCTCGTTCAGTATGGAAAGGTCCGTTTGTTGACGGCTATCTTCTCAACAAGGCTGAGAAGGTTCGCGACGGCGGTCGTAACGAAGTGATCAAGATGTGGAGCCGTCGCTCCACGATCCTTCCGCAGTTCGTTGGTCTGACCTTCGGCGTCTACAACGGCAACAAGCATGTTCCCGTCTCCGTGTCCGAAGAAATGGTCGGTCACAAGTTCGGCGAATTCGCTCCGACCCGGACCTATTATGGTCATGGCGCGGACAAGAAAGCGAAGAGGAAGTAACAATGGGCAAGGCAAAAGCCGAACGCCGGCTGAAGGACAATGAGGCGCAGGCCATTGCGCGCACGATCCGCGTCAGCCCCCAGAAGCTCAACCTCGTTGCCGCGTTGATCCGCGGCAAGAAGGTTGATCGCGCTCTGGCCGAACTCGAGTTCTCGCGTAAGCGCATAGCAGGTACCGTCAGAAAGACGCTTGAATCTGCGATCGCAAACGCTGAGAACAACCACGATCTCGACGTTGATTCGCTCATCGTCGCCGAAGCTTACGTTGGCAAGTCGATCGTGATGAAGCGCTTCCACGCCCGTGGTCGCGGCCGTGCATCGCGCGTCGAAAAGCCGTTTTCGCACTTGACGATCGTCGTTCGTGAAGTGGAAGCCAAAGGGGAGGCCGCATAATGGGCCAGAAGATTAATCCGATCGGTTTCCGTCTCGGCATCAACCGGACCTGGGACAGCCGTTGGTTCGCGGATAACGCGGAATATGGCCAGCTTCTTCACGAAGACCTGAAGATCCGCTCGTACCTGATGGAAGAGCTGAAGGCAGCCGGCATCGCCAAGGTCGTGATCGAACGCCCGCACAAGAAGTGCCGCGTGACGATCCACTCGGCTCGCCCGGGTCTGATCATCGGCAAGAAGGGCGCCGACATCGAAAAGCTCCGCAAGAAGCTTTCCGAGATGACGAACTCCGAAACGCACCTCAACATCGTCGAGGTGCGCAAGCCGGAAGTTGATGCGACGCTCGTTGCCCAGTCGATCGCTCAGCAGCTCGAACGCCGCGTGGCCTTCCGCCGTGCGATGAAGCGCGCTGTTCAGTCGGCCATGCGTCTCGGCGCTGAAGGCATCAAGATCACCTGCGCCGGCCGTCTCGGCGGTGCGGAAATCGCTCGTACCGAATGGTATCGTGAAGGTCGCGTTCCGCTGCACACGCTGCGCGCCGACATTGATTACGGCACGGCGGAAGCTGAGACCGCTTTCGGTATCTGCGGCATCAAGGTTTGGATCTTCAAGGGCGAAATCCTCGAGCACGATCCGATGGCTTCCGAGCGCCGCGCGACCGAGAGTGACAACCAGGGCGGTGGCGGCAGGGACCGTCGTCGTGAAAACGCGTAACATTCGCGCGTGGCAGCCAATATCGGAGAAGTAAAAAAATGTTGCAGCCAAAGCGTACGAAGTATCGCAAGCAGTTCAAGGGCCGCATCAAGGGTGTAGCCAAGGGTGGTTCTGATCTTGCTTTCGGCGAATTCGGCCTGAAGGCTCAGGAGCCGAACCGCGTCAACGCTCGCGAGATCGAGGCGGCCCGCCGCGCGATCACCCGCCACATGAAGCGCGCCGGCCGCGTTTGGATCCGTGTGTTCCCGGACGTTCCGGTCACCGCCAAGCCGACCGAAGTCCGCATGGGTAAGGGCAAGGGTTCGGTTGAATACTGGGCATGCAAGGTCAAGCCCGGCCGTATGATGTTCGAGATCGATGGTGTCAGCGAAGAACTCGCCCGTGAGGCACTTCGTCTTGGCGCTGCCAAGCTCTCTGTCAAGACGCGCTTCGTGCAGCGTATCGCAGAGTAAGGAGTGAAGCTCATGAAAGCCGCAGATGTTCGCGCTCTGAGCGCCGATCAACTCAACGAAGAGCTTGCCAAGCTGAAGAAGGAGCAGTTCAACCTGCGCTTCCAGAAGGCAACCGGCCAGCTCGAAAAGTCTTCGCGTATCAACGAAGTCCGCAAGGACATCGCACGCATCAAAACAATTGCCCGCCAGAAGGCGGCAGAAGCCAAGGCCTAAGGACCAGAAGAAAATGCCGAAACGCATTCTGCAGGGCACCGTCGTCAGCGACAAGAACGACAAAACCGTCGTCGTCAGGGTCGAGCGCCGCTTTGCGCACCCGATTCTCCAGAAGACCGTCCGCCGTTCCAAGAAGTACAAGGCTCACGACGAGAACAACCAGTACAAGGTCGGTGACGTTGTTTCCATTGAGGAATGCGCACCGATCTCGAAGGACAAGCGCTGGACGGTCGTTTCCGCCCAGGCTTGATTTGTGCAGGTTTTGTCGGCGAGACCCTTGCGTCTCGGGCAAATATCTGTATGAAGCACGCAATTAAAGCAGAGGAACGCTCGAGTCCGGGCGTTCTTTTGCTTTGAGATGAGCACAATAAGCCGGGCGAGGGGGTTTCGACCCAACCGGCCTGGTAACAACAAGAAGGCGACCTGACATGATTCAGATGCAAACAAACCTCGACGTGGCGGATAATTCCGGCGCACGTCGTGTCATGTGCATCAAGGTGCTGGGCGGCTCCAAGCGCAAGTATGCGTCGATCGGCGACATCATCGTCGTTTCGATCAAGGAAGCCATTCCGCGCGGCCGCGTGAAGAAGGGTGATGTCATGAAGGCTGTTGTCGTTCGCACCGCGAAGGACATCCGCCGTCCGGATGGCAGCGTCATCCGTTTCGACACCAACGCAGCCGTTCTTATCGATAACAAGAAAGAGCCGATCGGCACCCGTATCTTCGGACCGGTTCCGCGCGAACTCCGCGCCAAGAACCACATGAAGATCATCTCGCTGGCTCCGGAAGTACTCTAAGGGAGCGTTGAGAGATGCAAAAGATTCGTAAAGGCGACAAGGTTGTCGTGCTCACCGGCAAGGACAAGGGCCGCACCGGCGAGGTAATCCAGGTCATGCCGAAGGAAGACCGGGCTGTCGTGCGTGGCGTCAACATGGTGAAGCGTCACCAGCGCCAGACCCAGAGCCAGGAAGCCGGCATTATCAACAAGGAAGCCCCGATCCACCTTTCGAACATCGCGATCGCCGATCCGAAGGACGGCAAGCCGACCCGCATCGGTTTCAAGATCGACGGTGACAAGAAGGTCCGCGTGGCCAAGCGTTCGGGAGAAGTGATCGATGGCTAAGACCGCTTATGAGCCGCGGCTCAAGAAGGAATATGTAGAGCGCATCCGCAAGGCGATGCAGGAGAAGTTCTCCTACGCCAACGAAATGCAGATCCCGCGCCTCGACAAGATCGTTATCAACATGGGTGTTGGCGAAGCGACCGGCGATTCCAAGAAGCCGACCGTTGCTGCCGCCGATCTCGCTGCGATTGCCGGCCAGAAGGCGGTGATCACCCGCGCTCGCAACTCCATCGCTGGCTTCAAGCTCCGCGAAGGCATGCCGATTGGCGCCAAGGTTACCTTGCGCGGCGTTCGGATGTATGAGTTCCTGGATCGTCTGATAAACATCGCTCTTCCGCGTGTTCGAGACTTCCGCGGCCTCAATCCGAAATCCTTCGATGGTCGTGGCAACTTTGCCATGGGCATCAAGGAACACATTGTGTTCCCTGAGATCAACTACGACAAGGTTGATCAGATGTGGGGCATGGACATCATCGTTTGCACGACGGCAACTAACGACGACGAAGCTCGCGCTCTGCTTACAGAGTTCAACTTCCCGTTCCGTCAGTAATCCGTAACGACAAGCGTAAAGAAGGATAACTGTTATGGCGAAAACGAGCGCAGTTGAAAAGAACAAGCGCCGCCGCAAACTGGTTGTCGGGCAAGCCGCCAAGCGTGCTGCCCTGAAGGCAATCATCATGAACCAGTCTTTGCCGATCGAAGAGCGGTTCAAGGCCACCCTCAAGCTGGCAAGCCTGCCACGTGATGGATCGAAGACCCGCATCCGCAATCGTTGCGAAGTTACCGGGCGTCCGCGCGCCTACTATCGTAAACTTCGCATGTCGCGTATTGCGCTTCGCGAACTGGGCAATTTCGGCAAGGTGCCGGGCATTGTCAAGTCGAGCTGGTAAGGAGACGGGCACATGGCAATGACTGATCCCTTGGGCGATATGCTCACCCGTATCCGCAACGGTGCTGCCCGGCGCAAGTCGAGCGTTTCGACGCCGGCTTCGAGGCTGCGCGCACGCGTTCTGGATGTCCTTCAGGCTGAAGGCTACATCCGTGGGTACTCTGAAGTCGAATTCGGCAACGGCAAGTCCGAGCTGAACATCGAACTGAAGTACTACGAAGGCTCGTCCGTGATCCGCGAGATCGCACGCGTCTCTAAGCCGGGCCGCCGAGTTTATGTCTCGGTCAAGTCCATTCCGCAGGTCGCGAACGGCCTCGGCATCACCATCCTTTCGACCCCGAAGGGCGTGATGGCCGATCATCAGGCGCGCGAACAGAATGTTGGTGGCGAGGTTCTTTGCTCGGTCTTCTAAGGCCGGGCACGATCTCCATAGCGAACAGACAGGTATAAAAATGTCTCGTATCGGTAAGAAACCCGTTCAAGTTCCGGCAGGCGTCACGGCTAACGTTGATGGCCAGAAGGTAACGGCGAAGGGTCCGAAGGGCGAATTGTTTTTCGTCGCAAACGACGAAGTCTCGGTGAAGCTTGAAAACAATGCGGTCGTCGTTGAGCCGCTCAATGAGAGCAAGGATGCTCGTTCGAAGTGGGGCATGTCCCGCACGATGATTGAGAACATCTTCAAGGGCGTGAAGGACGGCTACGAGCGCAAGCTCGAAATCAACGGCGTCGGCTACCGCGCCTCCATGCAGGGCAGGAACCTGCAGCTGGCTCTCGGCTTCAGCCACGACGTCGTCTACCAGACGCCGGAAGGCATCTCGATCGCTGTGCCGAAGCCGACGGAAATCGTCGTTTCCGGCATCAACAAGCAGCAGGTCGGCCAGGTTGCCGCGGAGATCCGCGAATACCGTGGCCCCGAGCCCTACAAGGGCAAGGGTGTCAAGTATGCCGAAGAGCGGATTGTCCGCAAAGAAGGCAAGAAGAAGTAAGGATCACGCGAAATGGCTAGCAGGAAAGATACTCTTGTGCGTCGCGCCAGCCGCGTGCGCCGTCAAATCAAGGCGGTCGCCAACGGCCGTCCGCGCCTGTCGGTTCATCGCTCGTCGAAGAACATCTATGCGCAGATCATCGACGATGTTGCCGGCAAGACCCTTGCCTCCGCATCGACCCTCGACACGGATCTGCGGTCTTCGCTGAAGACTGGCGCTGATACCGCAGCCGCTACGGCTGTCGGCAAGCTCCTTGCGGAGCGTGCATCCGAGGCGGGCGTCAAGGACGTTGTCTTTGACCGCGGCGCCTTCATCTACCACGGCCGCATCAAGGCGCTGGCCGAGGCAGCTCGCGAAGGCGGCCTGAACTTCTAAGGTTCATCGCCCGGGCAGCAATGTCCGGGCGAAATTCGGCTTCGCACATCCCTGGCCGCTTCGATTTCCGAGGAAGTGAGGCGGCCTTCGTCAATCTGCCGATTGCACCCGGAAAAGAAAAAGGAAGAGGACAATGGCACAAGAAAGAAGAGGTTCTCGCGAAGATCGCCAGAGCCGTGAAGAGCGCGACAGCGAATTTGTCGACAAGCTCGTCGCAATCAACCGCGTCGCCAAGGTGGTGAAGGGCG is a genomic window of Sinorhizobium numidicum containing:
- a CDS encoding 50S ribosomal protein L23, whose amino-acid sequence is MTDLRHYDVIVSPSITEKSTLVSEQNQVVFNVAKGASKPEIKAAVEALFGVKVTAVNTLVRKGKLKRFRGFAGKQKDVKKAIITLAEGQSIDVSTGL
- the rplP gene encoding 50S ribosomal protein L16, which encodes MLQPKRTKYRKQFKGRIKGVAKGGSDLAFGEFGLKAQEPNRVNAREIEAARRAITRHMKRAGRVWIRVFPDVPVTAKPTEVRMGKGKGSVEYWACKVKPGRMMFEIDGVSEELAREALRLGAAKLSVKTRFVQRIAE
- the rplX gene encoding 50S ribosomal protein L24, giving the protein MQKIRKGDKVVVLTGKDKGRTGEVIQVMPKEDRAVVRGVNMVKRHQRQTQSQEAGIINKEAPIHLSNIAIADPKDGKPTRIGFKIDGDKKVRVAKRSGEVIDG
- the rpsJ gene encoding 30S ribosomal protein S10, with the protein product MNGQNIRIRLKAFDHRILDASTREIVSTAKRTGASVRGPVPLPTRIEKFTVNRSPHVDKKSREQFEMRTHKRLLDIVDPTPQTVDALMKLDLAAGVDVEIKL
- the rpsQ gene encoding 30S ribosomal protein S17 → MPKRILQGTVVSDKNDKTVVVRVERRFAHPILQKTVRRSKKYKAHDENNQYKVGDVVSIEECAPISKDKRWTVVSAQA
- the rplV gene encoding 50S ribosomal protein L22 → MGKAKAERRLKDNEAQAIARTIRVSPQKLNLVAALIRGKKVDRALAELEFSRKRIAGTVRKTLESAIANAENNHDLDVDSLIVAEAYVGKSIVMKRFHARGRGRASRVEKPFSHLTIVVREVEAKGEAA
- the rpmC gene encoding 50S ribosomal protein L29; the encoded protein is MKAADVRALSADQLNEELAKLKKEQFNLRFQKATGQLEKSSRINEVRKDIARIKTIARQKAAEAKA
- the rplN gene encoding 50S ribosomal protein L14; the protein is MIQMQTNLDVADNSGARRVMCIKVLGGSKRKYASIGDIIVVSIKEAIPRGRVKKGDVMKAVVVRTAKDIRRPDGSVIRFDTNAAVLIDNKKEPIGTRIFGPVPRELRAKNHMKIISLAPEVL
- the rplB gene encoding 50S ribosomal protein L2 translates to MALKSFNPTTPSQRQLVIVDRAGLYKGKPVKALTEGLSSKGGRNNLGRITVRFQGGGHKRSYRLVDFKRRKFDVEGTVERLEYDPNRTAFIALVNYADGEQAYILAPQRLAAGDKVIASDKAVDVKPGNSMPLQFIPVGSIIHNVEMKPGKGGQIARSAGTYAQLVGRDQGMAILRLNSGEQRLVHGSCLASIGAVSNPDHGNINDGKAGRSRWRGKRPHVRGVVMNPVDHPHGGGEGRTSGGRHPVTPWGKPTKGKRTRSNKSTDKFIMRSRHQRKK
- the rpsC gene encoding 30S ribosomal protein S3, translating into MGQKINPIGFRLGINRTWDSRWFADNAEYGQLLHEDLKIRSYLMEELKAAGIAKVVIERPHKKCRVTIHSARPGLIIGKKGADIEKLRKKLSEMTNSETHLNIVEVRKPEVDATLVAQSIAQQLERRVAFRRAMKRAVQSAMRLGAEGIKITCAGRLGGAEIARTEWYREGRVPLHTLRADIDYGTAEAETAFGICGIKVWIFKGEILEHDPMASERRATESDNQGGGGRDRRRENA
- the tuf gene encoding elongation factor Tu; this translates as MAKSKFERNKPHVNIGTIGHVDHGKTSLTAAITKYFGEFKAYDQIDAAPEEKARGITISTAHVEYETPNRHYAHVDCPGHADYVKNMITGAAQMDGAILVVSAADGPMPQTREHILLARQVGVPAIVVFLNKVDQVDDAELLELVELEVRELLSSYEFPGDDIPIVKGSALAALEDSDKKIGEDAIRELMAAVDAYIPTPERPIDQPFLMPIEDVFSISGRGTVVTGRVERGIIKVGEEVEIVGIRPTTKTTCTGVEMFRKLLDQGQAGDNIGALLRGVDRNGVERGQILCKPGSVKPHKKFKAEAYILTKEEGGRHTPFFTNYRPQFYFRTTDVTGIVTLPEGTEMVMPGDNVTVDVELIVPIAMEEKLRFAIREGGRTVGAGIVASIVE
- the rplD gene encoding 50S ribosomal protein L4 — encoded protein: MDLTVKTLEGKDAGKVSLSDAIFGLEPREDIIARVIRWQLAKKQQGTHKAKGRAEVSRTGAKMYKQKGTGRARHHSARAPQFRGGGKAHGPVVRSHAHDLPKKVRALGLRHALSAKLKAEEIIVIDDLVANEAKTKALAGVFASLGLTNALIIGGAEIESNFKLAAQNIPNVDVLPVQGINVYDILRRGKLVLSKAAVEALEERFK
- the fusA gene encoding elongation factor G; translation: MAREYKIEDYRNFGIMAHIDAGKTTTTERILYYTGKSHKIGEVHDGAATMDWMEQEQERGITITSAATTTFWKGRDGKTRRFNIIDTPGHVDFTIEVERSLRVLDGAIALLDANAGVEPQTETVWRQAEKYNVPRMIFCNKMDKTGADFYRSVEMIKTRLGATAVVMQLPIGAESDFKGVVDLIEMNALVWRDESLGAQWDVVEIPDDLKEKAEEYREKLIETVVEIDEAAMEAYLEGTYPDNDKIRELVRRGTIDVKFHPMFCGTAFKNKGVQPLLDAVVDYLPSPVDIPAIKGIDVKTEGEITRKADDNEPLSMLAFKIMNDPFVGSLTFARIYSGKLEKGTSVMNTVKEKRERVGRMLQMHSNSREDIEEAFAGDIVALAGLKETTTGDTLCDPLKPVILERMEFPEPVIQIAIEPKTKGDQEKMGLALNRLAAEDPSFRVKTDEESGQTIIAGMGELHLDIIVDRMRREFKVEASVGAPQVAYRETITRQHEEDYTHKKQSGGTGQFARVKIVFEPNPEGEDFVFESKIVGGAVPKEYIPGVQKGIESVLSSGPLAGFPMLGVKATLIDGAFHDVDSSVLAFEIASRACFREAAKKAGAQLLEPIMKVEVVTPEDYVGDVIGDLNSRRGQIQGQESRGVAVVINAHVPLANMFKYVDNLRSMSQGRAQYTMLFDHYAPVPSNVAQEIQAKYSGQK
- the rplC gene encoding 50S ribosomal protein L3, with the translated sequence MRSGVIAQKVGMTRVYNDAGEHIPVTVLRLENCQVVAHRTEEKNGYTAVQLGAGRSKVKNTPKAMRGHFAAASVEPKAKVVEFRVSADNLIDVGSELTASHFVAGQLVDVTGTTIGKGFAGAIKRHNFGGLRATHGVSVSHRSHGSTGSNQDPGRVWKGKRMAGHMGQTRVTTQNLEVVSTDEDRGLILVKGAVPGSKGSWIVVRDAIKSGTPEGAPRPAAVRAEASK
- the rpsS gene encoding 30S ribosomal protein S19, translating into MARSVWKGPFVDGYLLNKAEKVRDGGRNEVIKMWSRRSTILPQFVGLTFGVYNGNKHVPVSVSEEMVGHKFGEFAPTRTYYGHGADKKAKRK